gattttgagtttccaaaacgtcccgcttggcgcgctctttctaaatccaatacaaaatgaggctaaacgcaaacgcgtacgtcacttttcgaaatcgaatttatttacacaaggGGTACAGAAGAACATTGAGTGATAATCCCTaatctgtacctctagtgtaaatttattcaatagtgAAAcgcgacgtacgcgtttgcgttaagtctcattttgtatgggattttgaatttCAAAAACGCTCCGCTTGGCGCGccgtttctaaatcccatactaaatgagacttaacgcaaacgcgtaagtcCCGTTACGCCATtgaatacatttacactaggggtactgaacgggAGCTTTTTAAGTGGAAACTTGCATTAGAAACTCATGAATATTTCCagaaatttttgatattttgagaaAGTTTTGCTATTTGCACATTACTatttacgaccggtctggcctagtgggtagtgaccctgcctattaagccgatggtgctgggttcgaatcccggtaagggcatttatttgtgtgatgagcacaaatttttgttcctgagtcatggatgttttctaagtatttaggtatttgtatattatatatattgttgtctgccCACAACACAGGCCTTCTTGActtactgtgggagttagtcaatttgtgtaagaatgtccctataacatttatttatttactatttacaaCATAGCTTTATGTTAGGTTAGTTCATATTGTATCTTTCGCGCCTGTACCGAAAAGGCAGTGCATTAAATGGTTATAACGCGAGCGCACGTCTTTTATTTATCACAGTGGCGACgcccgggttttttttttttaaagtactcaCGCGATATAGACGATCATAATGAATTCGACGATCGGAAATTTACCTGTTTTTGAAGTCGGCAATGACTGGAAGGTGTTTAAGGAAAGATTAAGCATCTGGCTCAGTGCAAACGcaataattaaaacagaaacGGGGGTCGATCGTCAACGCGCCGTGTTGCTAAGTGCACTCAACGAGTCCGCGTATAAATTGGTACGCGAACTAATTTCACCGAAGACGCTGGAAGAGCTGTCTTATGAAGAAATTGTGGAAGAGGTGGACAAACATTTGTTGCCAAAAAAGTCGCTTTTTGCAGAAAGACACAATTTCCACAGGGCCATTCAACAAAGTGACGAAGATTTAACTCAGTGGGCTGCAAGAGTTCGTCAGTTAGCATCCGATTGCAAATTTGGTTCGGTATTGGATAGCATGCTGCGCGACCGGTTCGTATTGGGCATGCAGGCGGGACCCGTGCGGGACCGATTGTTCACAGAAGACGCAGATACCCTCACGCTAACACGAGCGCTAGAAATCGCAGTATCGTTGCACAGCGCGAGGACCGCCGCGCGCCAGTCGGCCGCGCCTAGCAACAGCAATCAGCTGACGGAGTCGGTCGAGGTCTATAAAGTATCAAGAGGTTCATCGTCTAATAGTGGTGTGGAATGTGAAGTGTGCGGGTACAGTAATCATACGGTCGATAAGTGTCGGTTCAAAGGTTACAAGTGCAAAAGCTGTGGCAACAAAGGCCACCTAAAACGTATGTGCAAGCGTAGGAAACGTGTAAATATGCTGCATTCAATCGATGAGAGTAACGATGATGATGGTAagaataaatccgtttattATTCTGATCATATTTGTAGCTTACGTACCCACCATGGTGAGGAGATGACTTTGTCCGTTGAAGTATGTGGGCAGAACATAAAATTTTTGGTCGACAGTGGTTCTGGCGTCACAACCCTTCCACTGCATGTGTACAAACGACATTTCCGAAACGTTCCCTTAGCTCCGCCCGAAACAAGACTTATATGCTATTctgaaaatgttttgaatacGGTAGGAGTTATGCGAACAACGGTAAAGTACGAAGGTGAAAGtaactatataaatatatatgttgtGAAGACAGGTGCCTCAGCATTGCTTGGAAGAGATTTCTTTGCATCATTCAACTTACAGATATCTAAAATAAACTCGTGCGAGTCCAGCGATAGCCAGTCGGAAATAGATTTTTATACGGTAAAATATCCAAGACTTTTTGGTTCTCGGTTAggctgtttaaataaatataaagtaaaattatcaTTAAAGCCTAACAGTCAACCAATTTTTTACCGAGCTCGTACAGTCCCTTTTGCATTGAGGGAGAAAGTTGAAAAGGAAATTAATAGGTTAGTTGAAACGGGGGTACTTCAACCGGTCGACCATTCGGAATATGCGAGTCCCATAGTACCTATTTTGAAGCATTCCGGCGAAATTAGGCTATGCGCGGATTACTCAGTAACGCTTAATAAAGTGCTTCAAATAGAAAAATATCCTTTGCCTAAAACAGCGGAGCTTTTTGCTAAGTTGCACGGCGGGCAACAATTTTCTCAGTTAGATTTAAGTCAAGCATACTTGCAACTGAGTTTGGATACTGATTCTCAGTTACTAACGACGATAAATACCCACAAGGGCTTGTTCAAATTTACTCGTCTCGTTTTTGGGTTATCAAATGCGCCGGCAATATTCCAAAAAACCATGGAAAGTTTATTACAAGGTATTGAAGGAGTTTTGTGCTTGCTAGATGATGTTTTGGTGACAGGGGAAACAAAAGAACAGCATTGCTTAAGGTTAGAACAAGTTTTTAGTCGATTACAAGAGGCAGGGTTAGTGCTAAACAGGGACAAATGTCATCTGTTTAAAGACTCTGTAACATACTTAGGGTTTGTTATCGACAAACATGGCATTCATAAATGCCGTAGTAAAATTGAGGCAATGGTTTCCACAAAAGCACCAACAAACGTGAACGAACTAAGGTCATTTCTAGGGTTAGTGAATTACTACCGAATGTTTGTTCCTAATGCCGCATCGATTTTGGGGCCACTGAACCGGTTGTTGCAAAAAGGGGTGAAATGGGATTGGACTACAGAACATGATAACGTTTTCTCGGAGATTAAGGAAGAACTGGTATCAGAGAGGGTGTTAGCGCATTTTAACCCTAATTCAAAATTGGTTCTTAGTATTGACGCGTCTCCTTGGGGCCTAGGTGCTGTCTTAGGTCAATTAGAGGGGGGGGTTGAACGGCCGATTGCTTATGCCTCGAGGTCTTTAAATAGCGCTGAACGCAATTATAGTCAGATGGAAAAAGAGGCTACAGCTATAATTTTTGGTATAAGACGTTTTCACCAATATTTGTATGGGTTGGAAGTGCCTTTCATCCTACGTACTGACCATAAACCCTTAATGTACATTTTCCACCCACATAAAGGGGTACCAGAAGTCTCCGCGAACCGACTTCAGCGTTacgctttatttttaaacagctaTAACTATGAAATCGAATACGTTGCAAGCGCAAATAACTGTGCAGATTTTTTGAGTCGCGCAACAGGTGTTAATGAGTCGGTCGCTGATAAAGAGGCGATTACGTCATCCTGCATTCGACCGCCGCAGGCCCACAGATCGCACGCGCCACCCCCGCTAGATCGCGCAACCTACGTTAGTTTTGTAACGGACGGTGACTTACCTGTTACCATGAGGGAGTTAGTAAGCGCGACCAATAACGATAAATGTTTAGATATCGTAAAAAAATTTGTAGTTTCGGGTTGGCCAAAAAAAGTGGTAAACCCGGAAATACAACCTTATTTTAATTGTAGATTCGATCTTATTTTGGAAAAAGATGTGATTATGCGCGGACATAAAATCGTTATACCTAAATCGTTGCAATCAAAAGTGCTAGACGAATTACATAGAAGTCATTTAggtataaacaaaacaaagtcaGAGGCTCGTTCGCGATTTTGGTGGCCAAACATAGATCGCGacattgaattaaaaataggcaGTTGCGAGGTCTGTATTCAAACTAAACCCACTCCGCCGCGTGCGCCATTAACGGTATGGAAGTACCCGACCCAGGCATGGTCCAGAGtccatttagatttttttggacCCATACAAAATACCATGTTCCTCGTAATGGTAGACGCATTTTCGAAATGGGTCGAATGTTTCCCTTTAACTAGCAACTATTCGAGTGCTACCGTGATAACAAAACTTGAAGAAGTTATGTCTCGTTTTGGTATAATGCACACTCTAgtgacagataatggtacatctTTCACATCTAAAGCGTTTAAACATTTTTGCAAATTAAACGCCATAACGCATATAACTTCTCCAACTTATTCACCGTCGAGCAACGGACAAGTGGAGATTtatgttaaaatgttaaaaaaacatattaaggGGTTGCTTATGAAGGGAAAAACAATGAGGGAAATAACTAATGAGCGGTTACACGAATTTTTGTTTCGATACCGTAATAGTATACATGCAACAACGGACAAGTCACCCGCCGAACTAATGATCGGGCGGCCGCTACGTAACCGGTTTGATTTATTGCTAGTAAACAATGATGCACCATCCTCACTCTCAACAGAATTGCAAAGTAATGTTAATTCTAAACAGTATTTGCAGGCGAAATATTATAAGGGAAACCGAAATGTAGATTTTGAAATTAATGAACACGTACTTACAAAAGTAATTAGTAATAATAAGTGGTTAAAAggtattgttaaaaataagttaggCCGATGTTTATACGAGATATATTTACCGGAAATGGATCAACTTGTAAAGAAACACAAgaatcaaatatataaatacaagggTTATACCGGGACcccaaccaatgggttaaacgaAGATTCGGAGGACAGGAGTTCCATTTGGGCGATGTTGCCTTATCCTTCGGATCAGAGATTGGAAGGGGAGGAAGAAGAGGAGTGGATTGAAGCCAATTCCGATCCTATAGAAGCCACTACGGCCGTGCAAGGCGGCCAACACGTGCCAACAGCACCGCAAATGTCGCGCGGTAGGGACGCTGCGCACACGCCGTCATTGTTGGGCACGTCTGACGCTCCACCTCCGCTACCATCACGAACCGTACCCATCGCTCCGGCTGTTCCACCGTCATCGAACATTCCACTCGCGCAACAGGAGCCGACGTCTATGCGCCAGCCACCCGGCTCTGCCACCGCGGTACCAGCAGGCAGCGAGGTCGTTCGGAGCGCTCGACTTAGGAATATACCCCGCGTTAATTATAAGTAGCTAGTATTAAGGATTTATGGTGGAGGGATGTTAGGTTAGTTCATATTGTATCTTTCGCGCCTGTACCGAAAAGGCAGTGCATTAAATGGTTATAACGCGAGCGCACGTCTTTTATTTATCACACTTTACAAAGTAGTTGTAATTTTCCACACgtgtaatatatataagtaaagcACATTTACACCCATTTAGTAACAGCCAATCATGCGAAATATTTGTACTCAATAAACAACTCATTATACGCTGTGACCCGCATTGTGGTAGAAACCTAAATACGAAAATAGGGCGTTACAATACGAATATGGCTATTTTAGATGCACTGTATGCGTCGTTTACATGAAGGCAGTACTTGGGCAAGTTGCTTGAAGGGTACTGCATAATCTACGACGATAACCGGGAAGCAAACATAACGTATAAACCGTTTTTTCAGAACACAGAGTTTTGACACAGAGAGTTTGTAGAACAGGATGAGTATTCTGAGTATAACAACAGATTAGAAATGTGATCTCGATTTATAGTGGATATGATctgttagtttaaaaaaaggtaagttTAATAAATCAGGATGCACAAATCCAAATAAAACGTGCGGTTTCGTGATTACTTTAATGATTGCAAAGCCGGTTGATCCGCAGCTCAcatttaaatacctaacttGCTCATTGCATTTGTGTTGCGATGGCTCTAAGTGGATTATATGCTTATGTGAAGAAAACAATTTATGTATGTTAAGTAGAGATAATAGTACCTACTACGTACTGAACTATAAATTAAACTAATGTGATTttcgaaagaaaaagtgaccaagccctCCAGTGCCCATAGCTGGGATCGAACCAGCAGCCCTTCTGCATTTGCGACAGATTCTTGAACCAATCGGGCACCCAAGTCACCTCATACCTCATACgaaccatcattcgacgcgacaGCTATAGTTCTGTTAGTAGAATAGGCAAGTAGTTTAGTGATCTGAACGGGCATCAGATTAATAAATCAGGATTCATAAATCCAAATAAAACATGCGGTTTCGTGATTACTTTAATAATTGCAGCGGCGGTTGATCCGCAGTACATGTAGATAACTGGCTTATTGCGTTTCtgttacaataattttattgtacatggATTTGGTTTTAGGTATATTGGATAATTGGTAATACTATTAGGTTGCAAAT
This genomic stretch from Cydia pomonella isolate Wapato2018A chromosome 24, ilCydPomo1, whole genome shotgun sequence harbors:
- the LOC133530954 gene encoding uncharacterized protein LOC133530954, encoding MNSTIGNLPVFEVGNDWKVFKERLSIWLSANAIIKTETGVDRQRAVLLSALNESAYKLVRELISPKTLEELSYEEIVEEVDKHLLPKKSLFAERHNFHRAIQQSDEDLTQWAARVRQLASDCKFGSVLDSMLRDRFVLGMQAGPVRDRLFTEDADTLTLTRALEIAVSLHSARTAARQSAAPSNSNQLTESVEVYKVSRGSSSNSGVECEVCGYSNHTVDKCRFKGYKCKSCGNKGHLKRMCKRRKRVNMLHSIDESNDDDVFAGEIL